The stretch of DNA tcgttagctagctaggaagttggctggctagcagctagctagctaggaagtTGACTGGCTAGCTTGGTTTGATCAGTTGTATGGTAATTTTTATAGCCCATGCATGTATTGGAAAGACACGGGTAGTCGCAAATTggtgaattatatatttttaggagtctgacagggagtatgatTCCCGGGGGGGTCTGAAATAGAATTTACAGTGTTTATCAATATTAAATAAATGACAAATTGCTGCTGGTGACTGGTTGTACCGTAAAGTGACGTTGACATTCCTTTTTTTTTAATAAGTTGTAATGTCAGATATCTAACAATCGACTGTTCTCAGTTTAGAGATTGTCATTTTTGACgagtttgtttttgtagtttatTGGTGCAAAATGGATGTTAAGATGGAGGACGATGAAGCAGAGAGTTCCCAAGTAACCATTTGGTCTGATTCAATTAATGCCTGCATAGATTACCCACATTCTCCAGTGTCAGGAAACACAGAAACAAGTTATCTGGAAACCAAAACCAATTCAACATATAAACATGACTATACAGTGATCCAAACTACCAACAATTTATCAGACAGTTATTTTCCTTCTGAGATTGATGTAAAGCTTGAGGAGAATGACATGGGAATAACCCCAACTGTCCCATGGTCTTCATGTTCCTATGTGGGTTTACCAAAAGAGCATTCACATGTACCTTCCATCAGTTCCCAAACAACAAGTCAAGGGCAGATTTTACGTCTTTTCCCTGAAAAGACAGGCACAAGTGATGGGGAGAATAACGCTGTCAAAGTGGTTTATTTCTGTAATGCCCAAGATCCCGTTAGTACATCTGAAGGGCATTTTCTCAAAGAGGAGTCATGGCATGGATCACCGTCCAGTGATATTCCCATAGCAAATGCATTCACCCTATGTGGTTCATTTGAAGCTCAAATCAACCCATCTTCACAGGTGTTTAGCGTAAACCAAACCCAGACCAATAATGAATTGCCATTGCCTGCTGAAAATGTTCATCTAGCAAGATATAGTACTGACATTACTTCTGTGCTAACCTCGCCTGCTACAGAAAGCGGATGTAATTTAGCTGTATCTACTAGATCGAGGCCTATTCTTTCTGACTACTGTGAGCCATTCAACTTTCCTTCTGATGAAGACGAAGACTACAATGGCGATGGAAGACGAAGACTTCAATGCCAAAAAACAGTAGAGGATGAGTATATACGGCAGTGTCGTGTCAGTTACTCAAGAAAAACCCCAAGACATTTTGGAACGTATTGGAAAGCTCCATACAAGAAGTGCAAGGAAATGGGTGTAGTTTTCAATGTTGGATCTGGAGTGAAACAGAAACTTGATCGTCATTTACTGACAAATGGTGTAATGGTTGAGGTGTCTGAATATGCTAAAGAGATTAAAAGAGCTCACCGGCATGTTATCTATGATATTCTAGAATACAACTTTGATCTTGGTGTTGGTAGTGAATTACAATTTGATTTTGGCAGCCGGATTATGTTAAAACTAAAAGAAATGATGAAAAAGAAGTACAAGAGGACACAACCTGGATGGTTAGCAGAAGTGTTTGAACTTCCTGATCCAAAGACAATGAAAGCAACTAACTACTCTCGTCAATGGGCAAGGTCCAATTTGCATAACAGCGTCTCAAAAAATCTAACACCCTTTGACATCTGTATAAAGGAGGAGCCTgttgtggacctgatatctcctCCGCATGTGAAGACTGAAAGCCTCTTTACTGAGACAGTTTTAACACGGTGTGCGGATGAGACCGCACTCTTTGGTCCTGAAAATGGACCTCATGAAATATGCACAAAGGATGAGGCTGATCTGGCTGTGATCTATCCTCAACATGTCCAGACAGAAAGCGTCTTCACTCAGACAGACATAACAATGGAGGAATCCTTAATGATGCCCACATTAGAAGAAGCATTGGAgtacctctaccctctctgtaagGAAAAAGGACTTGACCTGGATGTGAAATCTAAATGTGTGAAAAAGGAGAAACTTGACTTGCATCTATTGACCAGAGATGTAATGTTTGAAGTGGCTGATTTTGCTTCAGACGTGTGTGGAAATTGCAGGCAGATTGTCTGTGATGTTCTAGACCAAAATTTTGATCTGGATTTACAAAGTGGGAAAACTGAGCTGGCTGAAGAGATTATGGATGCGTTACGCATTTTGAAGAAAAAGCCATTTTTACGAGGTGAAAAGAGATGTGCATTTGACAAGGATACTTTCCTGAAAAAACGACGCAGACGAAAGAATCCTGCAGAGATTTGCAGTAACCAGAATTTCACTACAGCATCACTTGAGTTGAAATACCGAAGACGGAAAGAAGTaacaaaaaggaggaggttggatttaatgagaaaaaaaaaagaaatggacATGTTATTAGCCAGGGTGTCGAAGGGAGGCGATTTGCTGGAAGTCAGACAAGTAGAACCTCATTGGGTCAAGCTAGAGAGCATCTCTGATAAGATTGACCTTGCACTTTGTGCTGATGAAACGAAGCAAAATGTTATCAACTTAGACCATTCAAATGTGACGTTTAACACCAAAGAACTGGTGAAAGACTGCTACCCACTCTGTCATGAAATAGGTCTGGGCCTTGATGTTGCATCCAAACCTGCATTCACTCACTGTGGTTATTTTGAAGCTCAAATCAACCCAACTTCACAGGTGTTTAGCGTAAACCAAACCCAGACCAATATTGAATTGCCATTGCCTGCTGAAAATGTTCATCTAGCAAGATATAGTACTGCCGTTCCTTCTGTGCTAACCTCGCCTGCTACAGAAAGCGGATGTAATTTAGCTGTATCTACTAGACCGAGGCCTATTCTTTCTGACTACTGTGAGCCATTCAACTTTCCTTCTGATGAAGACGAAGACTACAATGGCGATGGAAGACGAAGACTTCAATGCCAAAAAACAGTAGAGGATGAGTATATACGGCAGTGTCGTGTCAGTTACTCAAGAAAAACCCCAAGACATTATGGAAGGAATTGGAAAGCTCCATACAAGAAGTGCAAGGAAATGGGTGTAGATTTCAATGTTGGATCTGGAGTGAAACAGAAACTTGATCGTCATTTACTGACAAATGGTGTAATGGTTGAGGTGTCTGAATATGCTAGAGAGATTAAAACAGCTCAACCGCGTGTTATCTATGATATTCTAGAATACAACTTTGATCTTGGTGTTGGTAATGAAGTACAATATACAT from Salvelinus fontinalis isolate EN_2023a unplaced genomic scaffold, ASM2944872v1 scaffold_0899, whole genome shotgun sequence encodes:
- the LOC129847625 gene encoding uncharacterized protein LOC129847625; its protein translation is MDVKMEDDEAESSQVTIWSDSINACIDYPHSPVSGNTETSYLETKTNSTYKHDYTVIQTTNNLSDSYFPSEIDVKLEENDMGITPTVPWSSCSYVGLPKEHSHVPSISSQTTSQGQILRLFPEKTGTSDGENNAVKVVYFCNAQDPVSTSEGHFLKEESWHGSPSSDIPIANAFTLCGSFEAQINPSSQVFSVNQTQTNNELPLPAENVHLARYSTDITSVLTSPATESGCNLAVSTRSRPILSDYCEPFNFPSDEDEDYNGDGRRRLQCQKTVEDEYIRQCRVSYSRKTPRHFGTYWKAPYKKCKEMGVVFNVGSGVKQKLDRHLLTNGVMVEVSEYAKEIKRAHRHVIYDILEYNFDLGVGSELQFDFGSRIMLKLKEMMKKKYKRTQPGWLAEVFELPDPKTMKATNYSRQWARSNLHNSVSKNLTPFDICIKEEPVVDLISPPHVKTESLFTETVLTRCADETALFGPENGPHEICTKDEADLAVIYPQHVQTESVFTQTDITMEESLMMPTLEEALEYLYPLCKEKGLDLDVKSKCVKKEKLDLHLLTRDVMFEVADFASDVCGNCRQIVCDVLDQNFDLDLQSGKTELAEEIMDALRILKKKPFLRGEKRCAFDKDTFLKKRRRRKNPAEICSNQNFTTASLELKYRRRKEVTKRRRLDLMRKKKEMDMLLARVSKGGDLLEVRQVEPHWVKLESISDKIDLALCADETKQNVINLDHSNVTFNTKELVKDCYPLCHEIGLGLDVASKPAFTHCGYFEAQINPTSQVFSVNQTQTNIELPLPAENVHLARYSTAVPSVLTSPATESGCNLAVSTRPRPILSDYCEPFNFPSDEDEDYNGDGRRRLQCQKTVEDEYIRQCRVSYSRKTPRHYGRNWKAPYKKCKEMGVDFNVGSGVKQKLDRHLLTNGVMVEVSEYAREIKTAQPRVIYDILEYNFDLGVGNEVQYTFSVCTMAKLKDMKKNYKKKQPGWLAEVFELPDPKTMKASNRSLTWARSFLHDSVSENRTPFDICIKEEPVVDLISPPHVKTENLFTETVLTRCADETALFGPENGPHEICTKDEADLAVIYPQHVQTESVFTQKDIKMEESLMMPTIEEALEYLYPLCKEKGLDLDVKSKCVKKEKLDLHLLTRDVMFEVADFSSEVCGNYRQIVCDVLDQNFDLDLQSGKTELAQEIMVALRAVWQRKTRLHGRYRCEFYKDTFMKKRRKQRNSSEFSNHQKATTVTLEPKYQRLKEVTKRRRLAFMRKRKEMDMLLARVSKGGDLLEVRQVEPHWVKLESISDKIDLALCADETKQNVTNLDHSNVTFNTKELVKDCYPLCHEIGLGLDVASKPAFTHCGYFEAQINPTSQVFSINQTQTNIELPLPAENVHLARYTTAVPSVLTSPATESGCNLAVSTRPRPILSDYCEPFNFPSDEDEDYNGDRRLRLQCQKAVEDKYIRQWRVSYSKHNPRDCGKYWKAPYTKCKEIGVDFNVGSGVKQKLDRHLLTNGVMVEVAEYAKAIKSAEQRVIYDILEYNFDLGVCNEVQYTFSARSMAKLKDMKKNYKKIQPGWLAEVFELPDPKTMKASNLSLTWERSNLHDSVSENRTPFDICIKDEPVVDLISPPHVKTESLFTETVLTRCADETALFGPENGPHEICTKDEADLAVIYPQHVQTESVFTQTDITMKESLMMPTLEEALEYLYPLCKEKGLDLDVKSKCVKKEKLDLHLLTRDVMFEVADFASEVCGNYRQIVCDVLDQNFDLDLQSGKTELAQEIMDGLGMVWMRKTHLHGRKRCEFYKDTFMKKRCKQKNSAEFSNHQKATTVTLEPKYQRLKEVTKRRRLALMMKKKRNGHVNSQGVEGRRFAGSQTSRTSLGQAREHL